In Rattus rattus isolate New Zealand chromosome 3, Rrattus_CSIRO_v1, whole genome shotgun sequence, one genomic interval encodes:
- the Mfsd1 gene encoding major facilitator superfamily domain-containing protein 1 yields the protein MEEEDGEERALLGSRPEADSAPQGAPRALPALCDPSHLAHRLVVLLLMCFLGFGSYFCYDNPGALQTQVKRDMQVNTTKFMLLYAWYSWPNVILCFLGGFLIDRIFGIRWGTVIFSCFVCIGQVIFALGGIFNAFWLMELGRFVFGIGGESLAVAQNTYAVSWFKGKELNLVFGLQLSMARIGSTVNMNLMGWLYGKIEASLGSAGHMTLGVTLMVGGITCILSLICALVLAYLDRRAEKILNKEQGKTGEVIKLTDIKDFSLPLMLVFIICVCYYVAVFPFIGLGKVFFIEKFRFSSQSASAINSIVYIISAPMSPIFGFLVDKTGKNIVWVLCAVATTLVAHMMLAFTFWNPWIAMCLLGFSYSLLACALWPMVAFIVPEHQLGTAYGFMQSIQNLGLAVIAILAGMILDTRGYLLLEVFFIACVSLSLLAVVFLYLVNGARGGNLNYSAKQREQMKLSQSE from the exons atggaggaggaagatggggaagaacgGGCGCTGCTTGGGAGCCGCCCGGAGGCGGACAGCGCACCCCAGGGCGCCCCTCGCGCTCTGCCCGCGCTCTGCGACCCCAGCCACCTGGCGCACCGGCTTGTGGTGCTTTTGCTGATGTGCTTCCTTGGCTTCG GCAGCTATTTCTGCTACGACAACCCCGGAGCCCTCCAGACTCAGGTTAAACGG GACATGCAAGTGAATACCACGAAATTCATGCTGCTGTACGCCTGGTATTCTTGGCCCAATGTAATTTTGTGTTTCTTGGGTGGCTTTCTGATAGACCGCATATTTGGAATAAG ATGGGGCACAGTTATTTTTAGCTGCTTTGTTTGCATCGGACAG GTCATTTTTGCTCTGGGTGGAATATTTAATGCATTTTGGCTGATGGAGCTTGGGAGGTTTGTGTTTGG GATTGGTGGAGAGTCCTTGGCAGTTGCCCAGAATACATATGCTGTGAGTTGGTTTAAAGGCAAAGAATTAAACCTGGTGTTTGGACTTCAACTCAGCATGGCCAGAATT ggAAGCACGGTGAACATGAACCTCATGGGCTGGTTGTATGGGAAGATTGAAGCATCACTGGGCTCTGCTGGCCACATGACCCTGGGCGTCACACTGATGGTTG gAGGTATAACGTGCATTCTTTCACTAATCTGTGCTTTGGTCCTTGCTTATTTGGATCGGAGGGCAGAGAAAATACTAAATAAAGAACAAGGAAAAACAG GTGAAGTCATTAAGTTGACGGATATAAAGGACTTCTCCTTACCCCTGATGCTGGTCTTCATCATCTGCGTCTGCTACTACGTGGCGGTGTTCCCTTTTATTGGGCTGGGCAA agtcTTCTTCATAGAGAAATTCAGATTTTCTTCCCAGTCAGCAAGTGCAATCAACAG CATTGTGTATATCATATCAGCTCCCATGTCCCCAATATTTGGATTCTTGGTGGATAAAACTGGGAAGAACATCGTCTGGGTCCTGTGTGCGGTAGCCACCACCCTCGTGGCCCACATGATGCTGGCCTTCACCTTTTGGAACCCGTGGATTGCCATG TGTCTCCTGGGGTTCTCCTACTCATTGCTGGCCTGTGCATTGTGGCCAATGGTGGCATTCATAGTTCCCGAACACCAGCTGGGAACAGCTTATGGATT CATGCAGTCTATTCAGAACCTTGGGCTGGCCGTCATTGCCATCCTTGCTGGCATGATACTGGACACACGGGGATACTTGCTTCTGGAGGTGTTCTTCATCGCCTGTGTTTCTT TGTCACTGTTAGCTGTGGTCTTTCTGTACTTGGTGAACGGTGCCCGAG GTGGGAATCTAAATTATTCTGCAAaacaaagggaacaaatgaaGCTTTCTCAGTCAGAGTGA